The following are encoded together in the Bacillus cereus group sp. RP43 genome:
- the yaaA gene encoding S4 domain-containing protein YaaA: MKLIKISTEYITLGQFLKLADVIDTGGAVKWFLQEYEVYVNQELENRRGRKLYANDIVEIPGSGTFQVQS, encoded by the coding sequence ATGAAACTTATTAAGATTTCAACAGAATACATTACACTAGGACAATTTTTAAAGTTAGCTGATGTAATTGATACAGGCGGCGCTGTAAAATGGTTCTTACAAGAATATGAAGTATACGTGAATCAAGAACTTGAAAATAGAAGAGGCCGAAAGTTATATGCAAATGATATTGTTGAAATTCCGGGAAGCGGAACTTTCCAAGTTCAATCATAA
- the recF gene encoding DNA replication/repair protein RecF, producing MFITEIQLKNYRNYEHLELSFEDKVNVIIGENAQGKTNLMEAIYVLAMAKSHRTSNDRELIRWDEDYGNIKGRLQRRNSSLSLELNISKKGKKAKLNQLEQQKLSQYIGEMNVVMFAPEDLNLVKGSPQVRRRFLDMELGQIAPVYLYELSQYQKVLTQRNHLLKKMQGNSKNEETMLDVFTLQLIEHGAKILRKRFEFLHLLQEWAAPIHRGISRGLEELEIVYKPSVDVSESMDLSKIKEVYYESFQSVKQREIFRGTTLLGPHRDDLQFFVNGKNVQVFGSQGQQRTTALSLKLAEIELIYSEVKEYPILLLDDVLSELDDYRQSHLLNTIQGKVQTFVTTTSVDGIEHETLKEAKTIHVTNGTVDCEIDRK from the coding sequence TTGTTTATTACAGAAATACAATTAAAAAACTATCGCAATTATGAGCATTTAGAGCTTTCCTTTGAGGATAAAGTCAATGTAATTATTGGTGAAAATGCGCAAGGGAAAACGAATCTAATGGAAGCTATTTATGTATTGGCGATGGCGAAATCCCATAGAACTTCGAACGATCGTGAACTCATTCGTTGGGATGAGGATTATGGTAATATAAAAGGTAGATTACAAAGGCGAAATAGTTCTTTATCCTTAGAATTAAATATTTCAAAAAAAGGTAAAAAGGCAAAGTTGAATCAGTTAGAACAACAAAAATTAAGCCAGTACATTGGTGAAATGAACGTTGTTATGTTTGCCCCAGAAGATTTAAATCTTGTAAAAGGAAGCCCTCAAGTACGAAGACGCTTTTTAGATATGGAACTTGGACAAATAGCTCCGGTCTATTTGTATGAATTAAGCCAATATCAAAAGGTACTCACGCAACGAAATCATTTACTTAAGAAGATGCAAGGAAATAGTAAAAATGAGGAAACGATGTTGGATGTATTTACACTTCAGCTTATTGAGCATGGTGCGAAAATTTTGCGGAAACGTTTTGAGTTTTTGCATTTACTACAAGAATGGGCTGCTCCAATCCATCGCGGGATTAGCAGGGGATTAGAGGAGTTAGAAATCGTTTATAAACCAAGTGTAGATGTATCAGAATCAATGGATTTGTCGAAAATAAAAGAAGTATACTATGAAAGTTTTCAATCTGTGAAACAACGTGAAATTTTTCGGGGTACAACTTTACTCGGTCCTCATCGTGATGATTTACAATTCTTCGTTAATGGTAAAAATGTTCAAGTCTTTGGTTCACAAGGACAACAGCGAACAACCGCACTATCCCTAAAATTGGCTGAAATTGAATTGATATACTCAGAGGTTAAGGAATATCCGATCCTTTTACTAGATGATGTATTATCAGAATTAGATGATTATCGTCAATCGCATCTGCTAAACACAATTCAGGGAAAAGTGCAAACATTTGTGACAACGACGAGTGTCGACGGAATTGAACACGAAACATTGAAAGAAGCGAAAACAATTCATGTAACGAACGGCACGGTAGATTGTGAAATAGACAGAAAATAA